The uncultured Bacteroides sp. DNA segment TTGCCATCCTCATTTTGCTTCATATAGAACGACTTAATTTCTTTCGGATAATCAGTCAAAATCACCGGACATTTAAAATGTTCTTCTACCAAATAGCGCTCATGTTCAGAAGCAAGATCGGCCCCCCAGAATACCGGAAACTCGAATTTACGTCCATTAACTACAGCTTCTTCAAGGATTTTAACCCCTTCGGTATAAGACAAACGGATAAAATTGTGCGAAAGAACAAACTTCAAACGCTCAATGAGTTCTTTATCAAACATGTCGTTCAAAAATTGGATATCATCTATACATTGATCCAAAGCCCATTGAATACAATATTTAATAAAATCCTCTGCTAATTGCATGTTTTCTTGAATTTCATTAAATGCCACCTCTGGTTCAATCATCCAGAATTCAGCTAAATGCCTAGGGGTATTAGAGTTCTCCGCACGGAAAGTTGGTCCAAAAGTATAAATCGAGCCTAAAGACATTGCAGCAAGTTCTCCCTCTAGCTGACCTGACACCGTTAAACTGGCCTGCTTACCGAAAAAATCATTTTCGTAATCAATAGTACCATCCTCCTTTTTCTTCAGATCATATAAGTTCATTGTAGTCACCTGAAACATTTGTCCTGCTCCCTCACAATCTGAAGCAGTAATTATGGGTGTATGGAAATAGAAAAAACCTCGTTGATGGAAAAATTGATGAATAGCAATAGCCATGTTATGACGAATACGGAACACTGCCCCGAAAGTATTGGTACGTGGACGGAGATGAGCTATTTCACGTAAGAATTCTAGCGAATGCCCTTTTTTCTGCAAAGGATACGTATTATCACAAGCACCAAGTACTTCTATTTCACGAGCTAAAACTTCCACCTTTTGACCCGAACCTACAGATTCAGCCAAGAGCCCATTCACACTAAGGCAAGCCCCCGTAGTAATCAGTTTCAGCATTTCTTCATCAAAGTTCAGCAAATCAGCTACTACTTGCACATTATTTATAGTAGAACCATCATTCAATGCAATGAAATTAACTTGTTTGCTTCCTCGTCGGGTACGTACCCATCCTTTCACGTTGACCATAGCGCCAAAATCATCACGCCTCAGCAGATCAACAATCTTTGTTCTACTAATCTTTTCCATAAAACGATTTTATATACATTATTATATAGCAATGAAGAGCGAACTATCGCTCTTCATTATCTTATTTTACTACTTAACTATTCAAAAGATCCCATTCTAAGGAAGT contains these protein-coding regions:
- the asnS gene encoding asparagine--tRNA ligase, which produces MEKISRTKIVDLLRRDDFGAMVNVKGWVRTRRGSKQVNFIALNDGSTINNVQVVADLLNFDEEMLKLITTGACLSVNGLLAESVGSGQKVEVLAREIEVLGACDNTYPLQKKGHSLEFLREIAHLRPRTNTFGAVFRIRHNMAIAIHQFFHQRGFFYFHTPIITASDCEGAGQMFQVTTMNLYDLKKKEDGTIDYENDFFGKQASLTVSGQLEGELAAMSLGSIYTFGPTFRAENSNTPRHLAEFWMIEPEVAFNEIQENMQLAEDFIKYCIQWALDQCIDDIQFLNDMFDKELIERLKFVLSHNFIRLSYTEGVKILEEAVVNGRKFEFPVFWGADLASEHERYLVEEHFKCPVILTDYPKEIKSFYMKQNEDGKTVRAMDVLFPKIGEIIGGSQREENYEKLCNRAREMGVPEKDIWWYLDTRRFGTAPHSGFGLGFERLLLFVTGMTNIRDVIPFPRTPHNADF